A stretch of Pseudoclavibacter chungangensis DNA encodes these proteins:
- the map gene encoding type I methionyl aminopeptidase → MPKDPSSTLLVPGNVAPELRVPPSIARPPYVGRPGPEPIDHGDVYDAAEIERIRRSGAIAAAALEHLEQFVRPGVTTDELDVIAHDFMVERGAYPSTLHYRGFPKSICTSLNEVICHGIPDDTVLEDGDILNVDITAYQEGMHGDTNRMYLVGDVDEESRLLVERTHEAMMRGIKAARPGREVNVIGRVIEKYANRFGYGVVRDYTGHGVGAAFHSGLIIPHYDAPSYADVIEPGMVFTVEPMLTLGGAAGWRQWDDGWTIVTDDGSRTAQWEHTIVVLGDRTEILTLPPRA, encoded by the coding sequence ATGCCCAAGGACCCCTCCTCGACCCTGCTCGTTCCCGGAAACGTCGCACCGGAGCTTCGCGTGCCGCCGTCGATCGCGCGTCCGCCGTACGTCGGGCGACCGGGGCCCGAGCCGATCGACCACGGTGACGTGTACGACGCGGCCGAGATCGAGCGCATCCGGCGCTCCGGCGCGATCGCCGCCGCGGCCCTCGAGCACCTCGAGCAGTTCGTGCGTCCCGGTGTGACGACCGATGAGCTCGACGTCATCGCGCACGACTTCATGGTCGAGCGCGGCGCGTACCCCTCGACGCTGCACTATCGGGGCTTCCCGAAGTCGATCTGCACCTCGCTCAACGAGGTCATCTGTCACGGCATCCCCGACGACACCGTGCTGGAGGACGGGGACATCCTCAACGTCGACATCACCGCCTACCAGGAGGGCATGCACGGCGACACGAACCGCATGTACCTCGTGGGCGACGTCGACGAGGAGAGCCGCTTGCTCGTCGAGCGGACGCATGAGGCCATGATGCGCGGCATCAAGGCGGCCCGCCCGGGCCGTGAGGTGAACGTCATCGGTCGCGTGATCGAGAAGTACGCGAACCGCTTCGGCTACGGCGTCGTGCGGGACTACACGGGGCACGGTGTGGGCGCCGCGTTCCACTCGGGGCTCATCATCCCCCACTACGACGCGCCGTCGTACGCCGACGTGATCGAGCCCGGCATGGTGTTCACGGTCGAGCCGATGCTCACCCTCGGCGGCGCTGCCGGGTGGCGCCAGTGGGACGACGGCTGGACCATCGTGACCGACGACGGCTCGCGCACCGCGCAGTGGGAGCACACGATCGTCGTGCTCGGGGACCGCACCGAGATTCTCACCCTGCCGCCGCGTGCGTGA
- the ppgK gene encoding polyphosphate--glucose phosphotransferase, whose amino-acid sequence MGKATDKAHATAIGIDVGGTGIKGAVVDLATGELLTKRHKIPTPEGGDPGDIRDAVVTMVGELRELDTPLKKSSPIGVSLPTILKHGVSHSAANISQRWLGLDAAALFGDALGHEVTLVNDADAAGVAEVHYGAAKGRLDAVLVTTLGTGIGSALFHDGRLFPNTELGHLQLDGHEDYERFASAKVREREDLDMATWSARLTPYYRHLERLFAPDVFVVSGGISKRADEFLHLIDITTPIIPAELRNNAGIVGVAWLAGQHWG is encoded by the coding sequence ATGGGCAAGGCCACGGACAAAGCGCACGCCACCGCGATCGGCATCGACGTCGGCGGAACGGGCATCAAGGGCGCGGTCGTCGATCTCGCGACGGGCGAACTCCTCACGAAGCGCCACAAGATCCCGACTCCCGAGGGGGGCGACCCGGGCGACATCCGGGACGCCGTCGTCACGATGGTCGGCGAACTGCGCGAGCTCGACACGCCGCTCAAGAAGTCGTCGCCGATCGGCGTGAGCCTGCCGACGATCCTCAAGCACGGCGTGAGCCACTCGGCCGCGAACATCTCGCAGCGCTGGCTCGGCCTCGACGCCGCCGCGCTGTTCGGCGACGCCCTCGGCCACGAGGTGACGCTCGTCAACGACGCGGACGCGGCGGGTGTCGCCGAGGTGCACTATGGTGCCGCGAAGGGCCGGCTCGACGCCGTGCTCGTAACGACCCTCGGGACGGGCATCGGCAGCGCGCTCTTCCACGACGGCCGCCTCTTCCCGAACACGGAACTCGGCCACCTCCAGCTCGACGGTCACGAGGACTACGAGCGTTTCGCGTCCGCGAAGGTCCGTGAGCGCGAAGACCTCGACATGGCGACGTGGTCGGCCCGTCTCACGCCGTACTACCGTCACCTCGAGCGTCTGTTCGCCCCCGACGTGTTCGTCGTCTCGGGCGGCATCTCGAAGCGGGCCGACGAGTTCCTGCACCTCATCGACATCACGACGCCGATCATCCCGGCGGAGCTGCGCAACAACGCGGGCATCGTGGGAGTGGCCTGGCTCGCGGGCCAGCACTGGGGCTGA
- a CDS encoding SPOR domain-containing protein, with product MTEHHDDQYWFNTRTGKVERGNQSIASELLGPFATEAEAARATEKLQENARRWAEEDAAEDNS from the coding sequence ATGACCGAGCATCACGACGATCAGTACTGGTTCAACACCCGCACGGGCAAGGTCGAGCGCGGCAATCAGTCGATCGCGAGCGAGCTCCTCGGGCCGTTCGCGACCGAGGCCGAGGCCGCTCGAGCGACCGAGAAGCTGCAGGAGAACGCCCGCCGCTGGGCCGAGGAGGACGCCGCGGAGGACAACTCCTAG